Proteins encoded by one window of Maliibacterium massiliense:
- a CDS encoding DUF5011 domain-containing protein, protein MRKGALILLALLLALFPLCGCLPKEAAPQASAPQAPTIYAPDVTLHVGQPFQAMQGVQALDARDGDITANVQVEDSSVNIKKGGTYQVRYSVTNSAGVTSSAVRTVVVEQRFHFPSALVWLLLGALCIGAGVLLACRRRR, encoded by the coding sequence ATGCGCAAGGGCGCCCTGATTCTGCTCGCGCTTCTTCTGGCGCTTTTCCCGCTGTGCGGCTGCCTGCCCAAAGAGGCGGCCCCGCAGGCCAGCGCTCCGCAGGCGCCCACCATCTACGCGCCCGACGTCACCCTGCACGTGGGCCAGCCCTTCCAGGCTATGCAGGGCGTGCAGGCGCTCGACGCGCGCGACGGGGACATTACGGCCAACGTGCAGGTAGAAGACAGCTCTGTCAACATAAAAAAAGGCGGCACCTACCAGGTGCGCTACAGCGTGACCAACAGCGCAGGCGTCACCTCCAGTGCGGTGCGCACGGTGGTGGTGGAGCAGCGTTTTCACTTCCCCAGCGCGCTTGTATGGCTGCTGCTGGGCGCATTATGTATCGGCGCGGGGGTACTGCTGGCCTGCC
- the rbr gene encoding rubrerythrin, translating into MDDLKGTRTQANLLDAFSGESQARNKYTFYASQARKQGYRQVAAFFEETAANELEHAKIWFKLLHDGMPDTAQNLRDALEGEHGEWTDMYEGFAKDARQEGFPRIAELFEAVARIEREHELRFRALLASVEKETVFLKDAPVVWVCSNCGHVHVGTGAPAVCPVCAHPRGFFHIQRKNY; encoded by the coding sequence ATGGATGATTTGAAAGGCACCCGCACCCAGGCCAATCTGCTTGACGCGTTTTCCGGGGAATCCCAGGCCAGAAACAAGTACACCTTTTATGCCTCACAGGCCCGCAAACAGGGTTACCGGCAGGTCGCCGCATTCTTTGAAGAGACCGCCGCAAACGAACTGGAGCACGCGAAGATCTGGTTTAAACTGCTGCACGACGGCATGCCCGATACCGCGCAAAATCTGCGCGACGCGTTGGAGGGAGAGCACGGCGAGTGGACGGATATGTACGAAGGCTTTGCTAAGGACGCCCGCCAGGAGGGGTTTCCCCGCATCGCCGAGCTGTTTGAGGCGGTGGCCCGCATTGAGCGCGAACACGAGCTACGCTTTCGCGCACTGCTGGCCAGCGTGGAGAAGGAGACTGTCTTTCTCAAGGACGCGCCGGTGGTATGGGTGTGCAGCAACTGCGGCCACGTGCACGTGGGCACGGGCGCGCCGGCCGTCTGCCCTGTGTGCGCGCATCCGCGCGGCTTTTTCCACATACAGCGCAAAAACTATTAA